Proteins co-encoded in one Dreissena polymorpha isolate Duluth1 chromosome 12, UMN_Dpol_1.0, whole genome shotgun sequence genomic window:
- the LOC127853330 gene encoding uncharacterized protein LOC127853330 isoform X1, whose translation MDEQVDLNTELEEIKLGMRRLEANINKVIQCGSDCPCCSQTKRLRTDLDAVSSRLDDLKAATNGILSFEKRLIEMQTNMSELQNVIIAWQTDQDNKEDTSKVEREQSEVETRQEAHTSTSLEKSGLHDGCTENSATSGAEKNTTDLTPMPTSMQSNESSHDHTHASSIRRDIGMTVIKQPQRKVFQELDAWILMFQSELDIARLLTGDIDGVVTVLLIDISESMAEGEAWVQARTFVKYYLKGLKEVRRLEGASDIKDEYIAIATFGHETRLQVHLTVEYDTIVKYIDHVRLGGPSPLYGGLWMAMAGAAAGKSFTTNGILVVPKIIVISDYRPTESLLIMGPDIPNGETIDESMTEIVSILGEMNKNNKSVFFVAVGDFNKDFVDVLKSIDKKVYSYTDGRRLAKRYFLSTMAASFDFGAFLFDLRRRPHMSSEDRADMQEIRMESHWRSLNKDPKILYHESLSTTLPKIGSRVRRGPDWRNYDQDGNGPGTVVGHSEEDSRVWVNWDVDSEHLFLQNYGENGYDVLVTGEQRTLKPGEKISVGCTVKPGRDCQYQGFREWNSGVVITVEPPKAHVRWDSGSRGDYSYGEDGKYEIEICTLTRDKDSGMAHTPLPVRHTDKHEVKPEQSTRKNKNKND comes from the exons ATGGACGAACAG GTTGATTTAAATACCGAGCTCGAAGAGATAAAGTTGGGCATGCGGCGACTCGAGGCAAACATAAACAAGGTTATACAGTGTGGCTCAGATTGTCCTTG ttgCAGCCAAACGAAACGTTTACGGACAG ATTTAGATGCTGTTTCGTCACGCCTTGACGACCTGAAAGCTGCGACAAATGGCATTCTGTCATTTGAGAAAAGACTTATAGAGATGCAGACGAACATGTCCGAACTACAGAACGTAATAATTGCATGGCAGACGGACCAGGATAACAAAGAAGATACCTCAAAAGTAGAACGAGAACAATCAGAGGTTGAGACTCGTCAAGAAGCACATACGTCGACGTCTTTAGAGAAATCGGGACTGCACGACGGATGCACTGAAAACTCCGCAACATCAGGAGCCGAAAAGAATACAACAGATCTAACCCCCATGCCAACGAGCATGCAATCAAATGAATCGAG TCACGATCACACCCATGCTAGTTCAATCCGACGTGACATAG GCATGACTGTGATAAAGCAACCGCAACGAAAAGTGTTCCAGGAGCTAGATGCGTGGATATTGATGTTTCAAAGTGAACTCGACATTG CTAGATTGCTTACGGGTGATATTGATGGTGTGGTGACAGTGTTGTTAATAGACATATCGGAAAGCATGGCGGAGGGTGAGGCGTGGGTACAGGCCAGAACTTTCGTCAAGTATTATCTAAAAG GTTTGAAAGAAGTTCGACGTCTTGAAGGTGCTAGTGACATCAAAGATGAGTACATTGCAATTGCAACATTTGGGCACGAAACTAGATTGCAAGTACATTTAACAGTGGAATACGACACCATTGTTAAATACATAG ATCATGTCAGATTGGGTGGTCCAAGTCCATTGTATGGCGGATTATGGATGGCAATGGCTGGGGCAGCCGCag GCAAGTCCTTCACAACTAATGGCATTTTAGTTGTACCAAAAATAATCGTCATTAGCGACTATCGACCAACTGAAAGCCTTTTAATAATGGGGCCCGACATTCCAAATGGAGAAACTATCGACGAG agcatgacTGAGATCGTGTCCATATTGGgagaaatgaataaaaataacaaatcagTGTTCTTCGTAGCTGTAGGAGACTTTAACAAA GATTTTGTCGACGTGCTTAAGTCCATCGACAAAAAGGTGTACAGCTACACGGACGGGCGAAGACTCGCAAAACGTTACTTTCTTTCt ACCATGGCCGCTTCTTTTGATTTCGGGGCATTCCTGTTTGACCTCAGAAGACGCCCACACATGTCGAGTGAAGATCGG GCAGACATGCAGGAAATTCGAATGGAGTCCCATTGGCGATCTTTGAATAAAGATCCAAAAATATTGTATCATGAAAGTTTGAGCACAACATTACCCAAGATCGGTTCGCGCGTACGACGCGGACCAGATTGGCGCAATTATGATCAGGACGGGAATGGGCCAGGGACAGTTGTCGGGCATTCAGAGGAAG ATTCACGTGTATGGGTTAATTGGGATGTGGATAGTGAGCATCTCTTTCTTCAAAACTACGGAGAAAATGGATATGACGTACTAGTAACAGGAGAGCAGCGAACGTTGAAACCAGGAGAGAAAATTTCTGTGGGATGCACAGTGAAGCCAG GACGAGACTGCCAATATCAAGGTTTTCGTGAGTGGAACTCTGGTGTCGTCATTACAGTCGAACCACCTAAAGCTCAC GTCCGTTGGGACAGCGGATCTCGTGGTGACTATAGTTATGGAGAGGATGGAAAATACGAAATAGAAATCTG CACATTGACAAGAGATAAAGACTCCGGAATGGCGCATACTCCTTTGCCAGTCAGACATACTGATAAACATGAAGTGAAGCCCGAACAGAGCACccggaaaaacaaaaacaaaaatgattga
- the LOC127852415 gene encoding uncharacterized protein LOC127852415: MARLGQREEMNNAAYFENKNEAFPVIGSRVRRGPDWMFDNQDNAGPGTVAGHSEHDFKVWVTWDFNKMTGMYRYGMGEYDVLISDEPRVLKAGEKIAVGCRVKPGREAGSKDVSGSIQGVVIRMNSKNAHVR; encoded by the exons ATGGCACGATTAGGACAAAGGGAAGAAATGAACAATGCggcttattttgaaaataaaaacgaaGCCTTTCCGGTCATTGGTTCCCGAGTGCGCCGAGGTCCTGACTGGATGTTCGATAACCAGGACAACGCTGGACCTGGAACCGTCGCTGGGCACTCAGAACATG attttaaagtCTGGGTAACATGGGATTTCAATAAAATGACTGGCATGTACAGATACGGTATGGGAGAATACGACGTGCTTATCTCGGATGAGCCGCGTGTGTTGAAAGCTGGAGAGAAAATAGCAGTTGGCTGTCGAGTGAAACCAG GTAGGGAGGCTGGATCGAAAGATGTATCTGGTTCAATCCAAGGTGTAGTAATACGCATGAACTCAAAGAATGCACATGTacgttaa
- the LOC127853330 gene encoding uncharacterized protein LOC127853330 isoform X2: MQTNMSELQNVIIAWQTDQDNKEDTSKVEREQSEVETRQEAHTSTSLEKSGLHDGCTENSATSGAEKNTTDLTPMPTSMQSNESSHDHTHASSIRRDIGMTVIKQPQRKVFQELDAWILMFQSELDIARLLTGDIDGVVTVLLIDISESMAEGEAWVQARTFVKYYLKGLKEVRRLEGASDIKDEYIAIATFGHETRLQVHLTVEYDTIVKYIDHVRLGGPSPLYGGLWMAMAGAAAGKSFTTNGILVVPKIIVISDYRPTESLLIMGPDIPNGETIDESMTEIVSILGEMNKNNKSVFFVAVGDFNKDFVDVLKSIDKKVYSYTDGRRLAKRYFLSTMAASFDFGAFLFDLRRRPHMSSEDRADMQEIRMESHWRSLNKDPKILYHESLSTTLPKIGSRVRRGPDWRNYDQDGNGPGTVVGHSEEDSRVWVNWDVDSEHLFLQNYGENGYDVLVTGEQRTLKPGEKISVGCTVKPGRDCQYQGFREWNSGVVITVEPPKAHVRWDSGSRGDYSYGEDGKYEIEICTLTRDKDSGMAHTPLPVRHTDKHEVKPEQSTRKNKNKND, translated from the exons ATGCAGACGAACATGTCCGAACTACAGAACGTAATAATTGCATGGCAGACGGACCAGGATAACAAAGAAGATACCTCAAAAGTAGAACGAGAACAATCAGAGGTTGAGACTCGTCAAGAAGCACATACGTCGACGTCTTTAGAGAAATCGGGACTGCACGACGGATGCACTGAAAACTCCGCAACATCAGGAGCCGAAAAGAATACAACAGATCTAACCCCCATGCCAACGAGCATGCAATCAAATGAATCGAG TCACGATCACACCCATGCTAGTTCAATCCGACGTGACATAG GCATGACTGTGATAAAGCAACCGCAACGAAAAGTGTTCCAGGAGCTAGATGCGTGGATATTGATGTTTCAAAGTGAACTCGACATTG CTAGATTGCTTACGGGTGATATTGATGGTGTGGTGACAGTGTTGTTAATAGACATATCGGAAAGCATGGCGGAGGGTGAGGCGTGGGTACAGGCCAGAACTTTCGTCAAGTATTATCTAAAAG GTTTGAAAGAAGTTCGACGTCTTGAAGGTGCTAGTGACATCAAAGATGAGTACATTGCAATTGCAACATTTGGGCACGAAACTAGATTGCAAGTACATTTAACAGTGGAATACGACACCATTGTTAAATACATAG ATCATGTCAGATTGGGTGGTCCAAGTCCATTGTATGGCGGATTATGGATGGCAATGGCTGGGGCAGCCGCag GCAAGTCCTTCACAACTAATGGCATTTTAGTTGTACCAAAAATAATCGTCATTAGCGACTATCGACCAACTGAAAGCCTTTTAATAATGGGGCCCGACATTCCAAATGGAGAAACTATCGACGAG agcatgacTGAGATCGTGTCCATATTGGgagaaatgaataaaaataacaaatcagTGTTCTTCGTAGCTGTAGGAGACTTTAACAAA GATTTTGTCGACGTGCTTAAGTCCATCGACAAAAAGGTGTACAGCTACACGGACGGGCGAAGACTCGCAAAACGTTACTTTCTTTCt ACCATGGCCGCTTCTTTTGATTTCGGGGCATTCCTGTTTGACCTCAGAAGACGCCCACACATGTCGAGTGAAGATCGG GCAGACATGCAGGAAATTCGAATGGAGTCCCATTGGCGATCTTTGAATAAAGATCCAAAAATATTGTATCATGAAAGTTTGAGCACAACATTACCCAAGATCGGTTCGCGCGTACGACGCGGACCAGATTGGCGCAATTATGATCAGGACGGGAATGGGCCAGGGACAGTTGTCGGGCATTCAGAGGAAG ATTCACGTGTATGGGTTAATTGGGATGTGGATAGTGAGCATCTCTTTCTTCAAAACTACGGAGAAAATGGATATGACGTACTAGTAACAGGAGAGCAGCGAACGTTGAAACCAGGAGAGAAAATTTCTGTGGGATGCACAGTGAAGCCAG GACGAGACTGCCAATATCAAGGTTTTCGTGAGTGGAACTCTGGTGTCGTCATTACAGTCGAACCACCTAAAGCTCAC GTCCGTTGGGACAGCGGATCTCGTGGTGACTATAGTTATGGAGAGGATGGAAAATACGAAATAGAAATCTG CACATTGACAAGAGATAAAGACTCCGGAATGGCGCATACTCCTTTGCCAGTCAGACATACTGATAAACATGAAGTGAAGCCCGAACAGAGCACccggaaaaacaaaaacaaaaatgattga